One Pontibacillus yanchengensis DNA window includes the following coding sequences:
- a CDS encoding SDR family oxidoreductase, whose product MAKSILIIGATGNVGLPLTKMLSEHGYDVKAAVRSSTNVEVLRALGVETIQADLRNFFSLMNAMNLVEKVFFAVPFVSSFVQLSMNVVKAAEEAGVEHLVKLSGSGAQYEAIQLAKWHRIIEREMMKSGLHYTFLRPNSFMQNFTNFSSGTIDDHGSFYLPLGEGRVSFIDARDIASVAYHVLTEKGHDGQAYELTGPEAISCAHVASSLSNVLGKEIRYNGITEEEARQMMLEEGLHAGIVEARLELYQLNRLGYSSAITNTVRDITGKSPYTFEQFAWDYRERFRGK is encoded by the coding sequence ATGGCAAAATCAATTTTAATTATTGGAGCCACTGGTAATGTTGGATTGCCATTAACCAAAATGCTTTCTGAGCATGGTTATGATGTGAAAGCTGCTGTAAGGTCCTCAACGAATGTGGAAGTCCTGCGTGCTTTAGGTGTAGAGACAATTCAAGCTGATCTTCGTAACTTTTTTTCATTGATGAATGCCATGAATTTGGTGGAGAAAGTATTTTTTGCCGTCCCTTTCGTTTCTAGTTTTGTTCAACTTTCTATGAATGTTGTAAAGGCTGCTGAAGAAGCTGGAGTGGAACATCTTGTGAAGCTTTCGGGAAGTGGGGCCCAGTATGAAGCAATCCAATTAGCGAAATGGCATAGGATCATCGAGAGAGAAATGATGAAATCAGGTCTTCATTATACATTTCTACGACCAAACTCTTTTATGCAAAACTTTACGAATTTTAGTAGTGGAACCATTGATGATCATGGTTCGTTTTACCTTCCCCTTGGAGAAGGGCGAGTTTCCTTTATCGATGCTCGAGATATCGCAAGCGTTGCCTATCATGTACTAACGGAAAAAGGGCACGATGGACAAGCTTATGAACTTACAGGACCAGAAGCGATTTCCTGCGCTCATGTAGCATCTAGTTTATCGAATGTGTTAGGGAAAGAAATAAGGTACAACGGGATAACTGAGGAAGAGGCACGACAGATGATGCTTGAAGAGGGACTGCATGCTGGTATTGTGGAAGCAAGACTTGAATTGTATCAGTTAAATCGATTGGGATACAGCTCTGCTATTACAAATACGGTGAGGGATATTACAGGAAAATCTCCATACACATTTGAGCAATTTGCTTGGGATTACAGGGAGCGATTTAGAGGCAAGTAA
- a CDS encoding GH1 family beta-glucosidase, whose amino-acid sequence MTTIEFPQNLKWGAATAAYQIEGAANKDGRAPSIWDTFSHTPGNVKNGDNGDDACDSYHRYQEDVQYLKELGVDVYRFSISWPRVMPGATGDLNPEGVSYYRNLIQELVDNGIEPIITLYHWDLPQSLQDHGGWENRRTVDAFQEYASAMFREFGDVVKKWITINEPWCASFLSNYLGVHAPGKQDLQAAIDVAHHLLLAHGKSVQAFRDIVPDGEIGYAPNVDWLEPYSQDQEDKDACEREMQWKVQWFMDPVFKGEYPQLLQDIFAKHNGHVKLEEGDMDIISQPIDFMGINYYSGHVARHKKGNGMFEVEPIWVDYDKTDIGWPVYADGFYNVLTHLQQLYGDIPIYITENGACYNHEVKDGIVNDQERIDYLKQHLTALHRAIKSGVPIKGYILWSLLDNFEWAEGYSKRFGIIHVNYRTFERTKKESFYWYKQTVHNNWFEI is encoded by the coding sequence ATGACTACAATAGAATTTCCACAGAACTTGAAATGGGGGGCTGCAACAGCGGCTTATCAAATAGAAGGGGCAGCTAATAAGGACGGTAGAGCTCCTTCCATTTGGGATACCTTTTCACATACTCCAGGTAATGTAAAAAACGGTGATAATGGAGATGATGCATGTGATAGTTATCACCGTTATCAGGAAGATGTCCAATATTTAAAAGAGTTAGGTGTAGATGTGTACCGGTTTTCGATTTCCTGGCCTCGTGTCATGCCTGGAGCAACAGGCGATTTGAATCCAGAAGGGGTAAGCTATTATCGTAACTTAATTCAAGAATTAGTGGATAATGGAATTGAACCAATTATTACACTTTATCATTGGGATTTGCCACAATCCTTGCAAGACCATGGTGGGTGGGAGAATCGTAGAACGGTAGATGCTTTCCAAGAGTACGCATCAGCAATGTTCCGAGAGTTTGGAGATGTGGTGAAAAAATGGATTACCATCAATGAACCATGGTGCGCGTCTTTTTTATCGAATTACCTAGGTGTGCATGCTCCAGGTAAACAGGACCTTCAAGCGGCAATAGATGTTGCGCACCATCTATTGTTAGCTCACGGGAAATCAGTGCAAGCGTTTCGTGATATCGTGCCAGACGGTGAAATTGGTTATGCGCCGAATGTTGATTGGCTAGAACCATATAGTCAAGATCAAGAGGATAAGGATGCCTGTGAACGAGAAATGCAGTGGAAGGTTCAGTGGTTTATGGATCCTGTCTTCAAAGGGGAGTACCCGCAGCTTCTTCAAGATATTTTTGCGAAACACAATGGTCATGTAAAGCTTGAAGAAGGAGATATGGACATCATTTCACAACCAATTGATTTTATGGGAATAAATTATTATTCAGGCCATGTAGCCCGTCATAAAAAAGGAAATGGAATGTTTGAGGTAGAGCCTATTTGGGTGGATTATGATAAAACGGATATTGGTTGGCCCGTCTATGCGGATGGTTTTTACAACGTATTAACTCATCTTCAACAGTTGTATGGCGATATCCCAATCTATATTACAGAGAATGGTGCTTGCTATAACCATGAAGTAAAAGATGGTATCGTGAATGATCAGGAGAGAATCGATTACTTAAAACAACACTTAACTGCTCTTCATCGTGCTATTAAATCTGGCGTTCCGATTAAAGGGTATATCCTTTGGTCCTTGCTCGATAATTTTGAATGGGCAGAAGGGTACAGTAAACGATTTGGTATCATTCATGTAAACTATCGTACGTTTGAAAGAACTAAGAAGGAAAGTTTCTATTGGTATAAACAAACGGTTCACAATAATTGGTTTGAAATTTAA
- a CDS encoding gluconokinase: MTLYTIGLDIGTTSTKAVVFQYDGNVVSEYEVGYELDQSHPGFAEQDADEIYEAATSAIRHALQQKDVPKESISAVGMSAAMHSVICLDEKGRALSPSITWADRRSVQEAEQLQEMERDIYLRTGTPLHPMSPFAKLLWMKENDYEPYHQATKFVSIKEYLTYRWFGEFVVDYSVAASSGFYDIHKQEWDGHALELAGITTNYLSRIVPETYQLKGLSEEAYEKMGLQPNTPFIAGGSDGPLANLGIGAIEPGETAITIGTSGAIRQFTANPSVDDRQEVFCYSFSEDLWITGGPTNNGGIVLNWLKDLFSNEGYVLSFDQLNHLAAEAPAGSDGLLFLPHLNGERAPFWDANAKANYIGLRSTHEKKHMIRAAMEGVIFSIYHIAHVLERLGNHHETLYASGGFARSPLWLQMLSDVFGKPVHVPKSHQSSAWGAAWTALYSIGEVESLESIKSSIPMQTSVQPDMNQHDIYQQMFAVYQNIYPALQEHIHQLQTIK; the protein is encoded by the coding sequence ATGACACTCTATACAATAGGCCTTGATATAGGCACAACCAGTACAAAAGCAGTCGTATTCCAATACGATGGCAATGTTGTTTCTGAATATGAGGTTGGGTATGAATTAGATCAATCACACCCAGGCTTTGCCGAGCAAGATGCGGATGAAATATATGAAGCAGCTACAAGCGCAATCAGGCATGCCCTTCAGCAAAAAGATGTGCCAAAGGAATCGATTTCAGCTGTTGGTATGTCAGCAGCCATGCACTCCGTAATATGTTTGGATGAAAAAGGACGAGCGCTCTCCCCTTCTATCACCTGGGCAGATCGGAGAAGTGTACAGGAAGCAGAACAATTACAAGAAATGGAACGAGACATCTACTTACGAACTGGCACACCGCTTCATCCTATGTCTCCTTTTGCGAAATTGCTTTGGATGAAAGAAAACGATTATGAACCCTATCATCAAGCAACCAAATTCGTATCCATTAAAGAATATTTAACGTATCGTTGGTTCGGAGAATTCGTTGTAGATTATTCCGTCGCTGCCTCCTCTGGATTTTATGATATTCACAAGCAAGAATGGGATGGCCATGCACTAGAGCTAGCAGGCATTACAACAAACTATCTCTCTCGTATCGTGCCAGAGACTTATCAATTAAAAGGTCTTTCTGAAGAAGCCTATGAAAAAATGGGATTACAACCGAATACTCCATTTATCGCAGGAGGCAGTGATGGACCACTAGCTAATCTTGGTATTGGAGCAATTGAGCCAGGTGAGACAGCCATTACTATTGGGACAAGTGGGGCCATTCGCCAATTCACCGCTAACCCTTCTGTCGATGATCGTCAGGAAGTCTTTTGCTATAGTTTCTCAGAAGATTTATGGATTACCGGAGGCCCAACGAATAACGGAGGCATCGTCCTAAATTGGTTAAAAGACCTCTTTTCCAATGAAGGGTATGTTTTGTCCTTCGATCAACTCAATCATCTTGCAGCCGAAGCGCCAGCAGGAAGCGATGGACTGCTCTTCCTTCCCCATCTTAATGGTGAACGCGCCCCTTTCTGGGATGCAAATGCCAAGGCAAACTATATTGGCCTTCGATCCACACATGAAAAGAAACACATGATTCGAGCAGCTATGGAAGGTGTTATTTTTAGTATTTATCACATTGCTCACGTTCTTGAACGACTAGGTAATCACCATGAAACCCTTTATGCAAGCGGCGGCTTTGCCCGTAGCCCACTTTGGTTGCAAATGCTCTCCGATGTGTTCGGCAAACCCGTCCACGTGCCCAAAAGTCACCAAAGCTCAGCATGGGGAGCAGCATGGACAGCCCTGTATAGTATCGGAGAAGTGGAATCATTAGAAAGCATCAAATCTTCCATTCCAATGCAAACAAGCGTCCAACCAGACATGAACCAACATGACATCTATCAGCAAATGTTTGCAGTCTACCAGAACATCTATCCAGCTTTACAAGAACATATCCATCAGTTGCAAACGATTAAATAA
- a CDS encoding carbohydrate ABC transporter permease has translation MELARNKQKTVEPKKRKLSERKKDMLSGYLYIAPFFIVFGVIGLYPALFSIVLAFQKWNGFGEMQFVGLQNFSLVLQDPLFWKSLYNTVIMGLMGTAPQLIVGIVLAYFLNMAVIKFTNFFRVTIFMPYITSMVAVALVFGVFFSNNESALANYVIGWFGIDPVNWKTSEWGAKIAISLMVFWRWVGYNTIIYLAGLQSIPKDLYEAATIDGANKVQQFFHITIPLLKPFILLTVFMSTVGAMQLFAEPTVFLGSSAFTRDEAMTVVMYLYRDAFNLNSFGTASATAVLLLIIIVVVASINTWLTSGTKRKKGRVKHAKR, from the coding sequence ATGGAACTTGCCCGAAATAAACAAAAAACCGTAGAACCAAAAAAGAGAAAATTATCAGAGCGAAAAAAGGATATGTTATCAGGCTATTTATACATAGCACCATTCTTTATCGTCTTTGGTGTTATCGGCTTATATCCTGCCTTATTTAGTATCGTGCTAGCCTTCCAAAAGTGGAATGGTTTTGGAGAAATGCAATTTGTAGGACTTCAAAATTTCTCCCTAGTCTTACAGGACCCATTATTTTGGAAGTCATTGTATAACACAGTAATTATGGGGCTTATGGGAACCGCGCCTCAATTAATCGTAGGAATAGTCTTAGCATACTTTCTAAACATGGCTGTTATTAAGTTTACAAACTTCTTTCGAGTAACTATCTTCATGCCATATATTACCTCAATGGTTGCGGTTGCTCTCGTATTCGGAGTTTTCTTCAGTAATAATGAATCTGCTCTAGCAAACTATGTTATTGGATGGTTTGGAATCGATCCCGTCAATTGGAAGACTTCTGAATGGGGAGCTAAAATCGCTATTTCCCTCATGGTGTTCTGGCGTTGGGTTGGCTACAATACCATTATCTACTTAGCCGGGCTTCAGAGTATACCTAAGGACTTGTACGAAGCAGCGACTATAGATGGAGCAAATAAGGTTCAGCAATTCTTTCATATTACCATACCACTATTAAAGCCTTTTATTCTCTTAACTGTATTCATGTCTACCGTTGGTGCAATGCAGCTTTTCGCTGAACCAACTGTATTCTTAGGATCCTCAGCCTTCACAAGAGATGAAGCGATGACAGTCGTTATGTATTTATACAGAGATGCCTTTAACCTGAATTCCTTTGGTACAGCATCGGCAACAGCTGTTTTACTGCTGATTATCATCGTAGTGGTAGCGTCTATTAATACATGGTTAACGTCAGGTACGAAGCGTAAGAAAGGGAGGGTTAAACATGCGAAAAGATAA
- a CDS encoding ABC transporter substrate-binding protein produces the protein MKKFYMLIVLLLSSSMLLFGCSSDQEGSASEDEGGGENEKIELDFWVFGATNYESLAEQYQEENPNVTINVRKSELGDHHNSLFTAISSGTGAPDLTMIEVDQLDRFREAKSRFMNLYELGAGDIQDKYLDWKWKMAEDGSGDFLFGLPTDIGPKAMYYHTEVFENAGLPTDPNEVSDMISDPESFKDAASKVLEATGKPMVDSMEMAFRANMDALKQSYFNREGELLIENEDNKVKDAYDFAVELNEKGYVGSYEMWTPEWATALNKGEFAVEMAPAWLKGYMTENAPEAKGKWRVTQLPNQFSGNWGGSYLSIPKETKHGEEVYKFAKWLVSPENQMKSFAESGLFPSAPSVYEMEEFKQNSDEYFGGQNTAEVFAEAAQDIPAVYKGPKYVTVNNEVLTALQNVAQGADPEEEWDAAVKRIKDVLKR, from the coding sequence ATGAAGAAATTTTATATGTTGATCGTTTTGCTTTTGAGTTCAAGTATGCTTCTATTTGGTTGTAGTAGTGATCAAGAAGGGTCAGCTTCAGAAGATGAAGGTGGCGGCGAGAATGAAAAAATAGAGTTGGATTTTTGGGTGTTTGGAGCAACAAATTATGAGTCTCTAGCTGAACAGTATCAAGAAGAGAACCCGAACGTTACAATCAATGTTCGTAAGTCTGAGTTAGGGGATCACCATAATAGCTTGTTCACGGCAATCTCTTCTGGAACAGGTGCACCAGACTTGACGATGATTGAGGTTGATCAATTAGATCGTTTCCGTGAAGCCAAAAGTCGATTTATGAATTTATATGAATTAGGTGCAGGTGACATACAGGACAAATACTTAGATTGGAAATGGAAAATGGCTGAGGATGGTTCAGGAGACTTCTTATTCGGATTACCTACTGACATTGGACCGAAAGCCATGTACTATCATACAGAAGTCTTTGAAAATGCTGGTTTACCGACAGATCCAAATGAAGTAAGTGACATGATATCTGATCCGGAATCATTTAAAGACGCTGCTTCTAAGGTTCTAGAAGCTACAGGAAAACCGATGGTAGATAGCATGGAAATGGCGTTCCGTGCGAATATGGATGCATTGAAGCAGAGTTATTTCAATCGTGAAGGTGAACTCTTAATAGAGAACGAGGATAACAAAGTAAAAGATGCTTATGATTTTGCTGTTGAACTAAATGAAAAAGGATATGTTGGTTCTTATGAAATGTGGACACCAGAATGGGCAACAGCACTAAACAAAGGTGAATTTGCTGTAGAAATGGCTCCAGCTTGGTTGAAAGGCTACATGACAGAAAATGCACCTGAAGCAAAAGGAAAATGGCGTGTAACACAACTTCCTAATCAATTTTCTGGTAACTGGGGCGGTTCTTACCTTTCTATCCCTAAGGAAACGAAGCATGGCGAAGAAGTATACAAGTTCGCTAAGTGGTTAGTTAGTCCAGAAAATCAAATGAAATCGTTTGCGGAAAGTGGATTATTCCCTTCAGCTCCTTCTGTGTATGAAATGGAAGAGTTTAAACAGAATTCAGATGAATATTTTGGAGGTCAAAATACCGCTGAAGTATTTGCAGAGGCAGCTCAAGATATTCCAGCAGTGTACAAAGGTCCAAAATATGTAACTGTAAACAATGAAGTGTTAACGGCTCTTCAAAATGTTGCACAAGGTGCAGACCCTGAAGAAGAATGGGATGCAGCTGTAAAACGCATCAAAGATGTACTGAAACGATAG
- a CDS encoding diguanylate cyclase domain-containing protein has protein sequence MYVDLFNNLAITVALLFLAGKFFENSPLDRTSPLSTRLYAGFGSGILGSLLMVSTIEITDTVILDLRHLAVIIAAIFGGPVSATLSGIIIGLARMLLYGISDTSLIVGSVIVFISLILGFISDGSLAKTKKYIIMNGVFIIVNSMMIILLVEDIRIAEVALAYHIPFSIIGGGLTYYMAEFIKKSNQNNRNIQYYKLIAENSTDVVSTHNKEGVIKYISPSCQSILGYAPSELIGNNVFHYIHPEDVQEEQPPYVSSNTSSQTLEFRFQKKNGHYVWLETTFKRMKGLTQTDDFIYSSREVTERKEMQKEVLDMNRKLHKLSSLDGLTGIPNRRHLDYSLEKAWHDAMMDNTPLSFILFDIDKFKTYNDTYGHHQGDACLKEIAAIINKIVREQDLFARYGGEEFAVILPQTNEKEARLLGESIRLGIINEGIPNIESDVTPILTVSVGVTTITPYFDSDHTMLIVNADKALYEAKENGRNRVCFYNKEYHNVKKP, from the coding sequence ATGTATGTTGATTTATTTAATAATTTAGCTATTACCGTTGCACTACTTTTCTTAGCAGGAAAATTCTTTGAAAACAGTCCTCTTGATCGAACCTCTCCCTTATCTACAAGGTTATATGCAGGATTTGGTTCAGGCATTCTTGGCTCCTTATTAATGGTTAGTACAATAGAGATAACAGATACCGTCATTTTAGACTTAAGACACTTAGCAGTCATTATTGCAGCCATTTTTGGGGGCCCTGTCTCCGCTACTCTGTCTGGAATCATCATCGGACTGGCCAGAATGTTACTTTACGGTATTAGTGACACATCCCTAATTGTAGGGTCAGTCATTGTTTTCATAAGCTTAATCCTAGGATTCATTTCTGACGGTTCATTAGCTAAAACTAAAAAATATATAATTATGAATGGAGTTTTCATCATTGTAAATTCTATGATGATTATTTTATTAGTTGAAGATATACGAATAGCTGAAGTAGCGCTGGCGTACCATATTCCTTTTTCCATAATCGGAGGGGGATTGACGTACTATATGGCTGAATTTATAAAAAAATCCAACCAAAACAATCGAAACATACAATACTATAAACTTATCGCTGAAAACTCTACTGACGTAGTATCGACACATAATAAGGAAGGGGTCATCAAGTACATCTCCCCTTCTTGTCAGAGCATTTTAGGCTATGCTCCTTCTGAACTGATAGGAAATAACGTATTTCACTATATTCACCCAGAAGACGTACAAGAAGAACAACCACCTTATGTATCATCTAACACTTCAAGTCAGACACTAGAATTCAGATTCCAGAAAAAGAATGGACACTATGTTTGGTTAGAGACAACATTCAAGCGAATGAAGGGTCTTACCCAAACAGACGATTTCATCTATTCATCTAGAGAGGTAACAGAGCGTAAAGAAATGCAGAAGGAAGTTTTAGATATGAATCGAAAGCTCCATAAACTATCTAGTTTAGATGGTTTAACAGGGATTCCAAACCGAAGGCACCTTGATTATTCACTAGAAAAAGCGTGGCATGATGCGATGATGGACAATACTCCGCTTTCTTTCATCCTGTTCGATATAGATAAATTCAAGACCTATAATGACACATACGGCCACCATCAAGGTGATGCTTGCCTTAAAGAAATTGCCGCTATTATCAACAAGATCGTCAGAGAACAAGATCTTTTCGCAAGATATGGTGGAGAGGAATTTGCCGTCATTCTCCCTCAAACGAATGAAAAGGAAGCCAGACTGTTAGGTGAATCCATTCGTCTCGGTATTATTAATGAAGGCATTCCAAATATCGAATCTGATGTTACACCTATTCTCACAGTAAGTGTTGGCGTAACAACAATTACTCCATATTTTGATTCTGACCATACCATGCTAATTGTTAATGCCGATAAAGCATTATATGAAGCGAAAGAAAATGGACGAAATAGAGTATGTTTCTATAATAAAGAGTATCATAATGTGAAAAAGCCTTAA
- a CDS encoding LPXTG cell wall anchor domain-containing protein, translating to MKRNWIALLLAFSLVAILTGCADGTAHVYVNKDGSMDVNVDFVLPQQAQMVINKNMENRMKDAFQEQGFSFEKQSSDEGLHYHAEQSLTAEELQNQIKSENDFISLEEKNQFFTTTYIVDGEVNVAKSYETMLEDIDNSLPIDVMNTVLNQFDLQFKLTLPMDVIEEHNATKKDGNTLTWDISLTEATPIYFKASVPNIKNIAIVGVGLLLIIGIAIWWGRRRKKQM from the coding sequence ATGAAACGAAATTGGATAGCTTTGCTGCTTGCTTTTTCACTAGTAGCTATACTAACTGGTTGTGCAGATGGTACAGCGCATGTGTATGTAAATAAGGATGGTTCCATGGATGTAAATGTGGACTTTGTCCTTCCTCAACAAGCGCAAATGGTCATTAATAAGAATATGGAAAATCGTATGAAAGACGCCTTTCAAGAACAAGGCTTCTCATTTGAAAAGCAATCCTCTGATGAGGGGTTACATTATCATGCTGAGCAATCGTTAACTGCTGAGGAATTACAAAATCAAATCAAAAGTGAAAATGATTTCATCTCTCTAGAGGAAAAGAATCAATTCTTTACAACGACATATATTGTAGATGGAGAAGTGAATGTAGCGAAGTCGTATGAAACCATGCTTGAAGATATTGATAATAGTTTGCCAATCGATGTAATGAACACGGTATTAAATCAATTTGATCTTCAATTTAAGTTGACATTACCAATGGATGTGATTGAGGAGCATAACGCAACGAAAAAAGATGGAAATACGCTAACATGGGATATTTCTCTAACGGAAGCAACCCCAATCTATTTTAAGGCCTCTGTCCCAAACATCAAGAACATTGCTATAGTTGGCGTAGGTCTGCTGTTAATAATTGGTATAGCAATCTGGTGGGGAAGACGACGGAAGAAACAAATGTAA
- a CDS encoding carbohydrate ABC transporter permease codes for MRKDNKKKFSFGVLPVYVVLIIASLLSLFPFYWMFVMATRPSEAYNSIPPAIIPGTKLVENFQMVLDSIPFFQAMWNTILLCASVTIVVLIISSLAGFAFSKFNFPGKNVFFVLILLTMVIPPQLGLIPQYYLVSKLGWLDTLFGAGILYLLNPLGIFLMRQYVTQSVPDELMEAAKLDGCSNFRIYRSIVLPIIKPAFATLGIIVFTLVWGEFLWQFTVLRSPDSYTLQVALASLNNAYNVDFGMLLSGVFWATVPLILIFLMFNKLFISSITEGSVK; via the coding sequence ATGCGAAAAGATAATAAGAAGAAGTTTTCATTTGGAGTTTTACCAGTTTATGTGGTGTTAATTATAGCTTCTCTCTTATCATTGTTTCCTTTTTACTGGATGTTCGTAATGGCAACAAGACCAAGTGAAGCATATAATTCCATCCCTCCAGCTATCATACCTGGTACAAAATTAGTGGAAAATTTTCAGATGGTTCTTGATTCGATCCCATTCTTTCAGGCCATGTGGAATACCATTCTACTATGTGCGAGCGTTACGATAGTTGTGTTGATCATCAGTTCATTGGCTGGTTTTGCATTTTCTAAATTTAACTTCCCAGGCAAGAATGTCTTCTTTGTTTTAATATTGCTTACGATGGTGATCCCGCCACAATTGGGACTAATTCCACAATATTATCTTGTGTCTAAATTAGGATGGTTAGATACATTGTTCGGTGCTGGAATTCTGTATCTATTAAATCCATTAGGTATCTTCTTGATGCGCCAATATGTAACTCAGTCTGTTCCTGATGAATTAATGGAGGCAGCTAAATTAGATGGATGCTCCAATTTTAGAATCTATCGAAGTATCGTTCTTCCAATTATAAAGCCAGCTTTTGCAACACTTGGAATTATTGTCTTTACGCTGGTATGGGGAGAATTTTTATGGCAATTTACCGTGCTGCGTAGTCCGGATTCCTATACGTTGCAGGTTGCTCTTGCTTCATTAAACAATGCGTATAATGTTGATTTTGGAATGCTTTTATCTGGAGTATTCTGGGCCACAGTACCTCTGATCTTGATTTTCTTAATGTTTAACAAACTATTTATCTCAAGTATTACAGAAGGCTCGGTTAAATAA
- a CDS encoding LacI family DNA-binding transcriptional regulator, whose protein sequence is MVTIYDIAKKTGYSVTTVSKALNNYSDVSSKTKRAILDAVEEMGYLPNSHARTLTTKKSWTIGVIFIESLGVGMKHPFFNAVIESFRKNVEVLGYDLLFASRMINNQQKSYLEQFKYRGVDGVVVVCSLFDDVQVKELMDSSIPTVVIDLHSKESAVVNSDNFAGSYKAVEYLYSLGHRSIAHIAGHATTFAGQERRNGFMTSMKTMGLDIPDEYVVNGDYFSREGGFKAMNQLLSLPSPPTAIFTAADSLAIGAMEAIKEAGYQVPDDFSVIGFDDIDLAQFINPPLTTVRQDTNRIGQESADLLIKQINTQQKIAESVVVPVDLVIRNSCKALVQEESSNPS, encoded by the coding sequence ATGGTAACAATTTATGATATTGCAAAAAAAACAGGGTACTCTGTAACAACTGTTTCTAAAGCGTTGAATAACTATTCAGATGTAAGCTCTAAGACCAAAAGAGCTATTCTAGATGCAGTGGAAGAGATGGGGTATTTGCCCAACTCTCACGCTAGAACGTTAACCACCAAAAAATCTTGGACAATAGGGGTTATTTTTATTGAATCTCTTGGTGTTGGAATGAAGCACCCTTTCTTTAATGCGGTCATAGAAAGCTTCCGGAAGAATGTTGAGGTTCTTGGATATGATTTATTGTTTGCATCTCGAATGATTAATAATCAACAAAAAAGCTATTTAGAGCAATTTAAATATCGCGGTGTAGATGGTGTAGTCGTGGTTTGCTCTCTTTTTGATGATGTACAGGTAAAAGAATTAATGGATTCATCGATCCCTACCGTGGTCATTGACCTACATAGTAAAGAATCTGCTGTTGTTAATTCAGATAACTTTGCTGGAAGCTATAAGGCAGTGGAATACCTGTATTCACTAGGCCACCGATCCATAGCACATATCGCTGGTCACGCGACTACCTTTGCAGGGCAAGAACGAAGAAACGGATTTATGACTTCCATGAAAACGATGGGCTTGGATATTCCAGATGAATATGTTGTGAATGGGGATTACTTTTCAAGAGAAGGCGGCTTTAAGGCTATGAATCAGCTACTTTCCCTTCCAAGTCCACCTACTGCCATTTTTACAGCAGCGGATAGCTTAGCCATTGGTGCGATGGAAGCAATTAAAGAAGCAGGATACCAAGTACCAGATGATTTTTCTGTCATTGGGTTTGATGATATTGACTTGGCACAGTTCATTAATCCACCACTTACAACAGTTCGTCAGGATACGAATCGAATTGGACAAGAATCAGCTGACCTACTAATTAAGCAAATCAACACACAACAAAAAATTGCCGAAAGCGTCGTCGTACCAGTAGACCTTGTCATTCGCAATTCATGCAAGGCCTTGGTTCAAGAAGAAAGCTCAAATCCATCTTAA